GAAGGCGGTGTAGGTCCTGCGTTAACAGGTATTGGTGACCGCTTATCGTCAGATGATATTAAAAGCGTGTTACAAAATGGCCGAGGTGCGATGCCAGGTGGTCTAGTTCCAGATGAAAAGCTAGATGAAATGGCACAGTGGGTATCTGAACTTAAATAATGTAAACGCTTTTGATGATAGAAGTCTTCCGCGTGCGGGGGACTTTTTTCTTTCTGTTGATTCTTTTACCTGTAGCCTTTAACGAATCAATTTTTCATTTGAATGAAAAACAGGTAAAATAAAAATTGGAGACTACTTAGACTTAGAATAGGTGAAAAAAATGAATGAGATTCAATTATCTAAACGACTTCATGCTGTAGCTAATTATATTCCGAAACAAGCTGTATTAGCGGACATCGGATCGGATCATGCCTACTTACCTTCATACGCTCTTTTAAATGGATTGTGTAAAAGAGCAATTGCAGGAGAAGTGAATGAAGGTCCGTATCAGTCTGCTCGTGCACAAGTGAAACGATTAAATTTGCAAGAGAGCATAGACGTGCGTAAAGGGAATGGTTTATCAGTATTAGAAGAAAATGAAGCGACTTGTGTTACGATTGCAGGAATGGGAGGAACGCTGATTAAGACCATCTTGGACGAGGGGAAAGATAAGCTTTCTTCTGTTGAAAGACTGATTCTTCAACCAAATATCCATGCCATTGAAATTCGAAAATGGCTTTTTGAAAATGAATGGGTGTTAATTGACGAGATGATTTTGGAAGAGGACGGGAAAATTTACGAGGTGCTAGTAGCTGAAAAAGGCAATCCAAACACAGCGTATGAAGGATTATCACTGGAAACAGCAATGCTGATGGGACCGTTTTTAATGAAGAAGAAAAATGATGTGTATGCAAAGAAATGGACTCATGAATTAAGACATTGGGAAAATGTTTATGATCAACTCCAACAAGCATCTGATAACGAATCGTTAAAGGCGAAAAAAGAAGAAGTTGAAACAATCATCAGATTGATCAAGGAGGGGTTATAAAATGAGGAAGGCACCTAATGGACAACATATAATTCAATTATTTGAGCAATATTCTCCTAAGAAGATGGCGATGGAAGGAGATAAAATTGGGCTACAAATTGGGACATTGAATAAGACAATTCATCGCGTCATGATTGCGTTGGATGTTTTAGAAGAAGTAGTGGATGAAGCGATTGAGAAGAAAGTGGATTTAATTATAGCGCACCACCCCCCTATTTTCCGCCCGTTAAAACAAATTGTAACCGATAGCCCGCAAGGTAAAATTGTTGAAAAATGTATTAAACACAATATTAGCATTTATGCTGCTCATACGAATTTAGATGTTGCAAAGGGTGGTGTTAATGACTTACTTGCAGAAAAGCTGAAACTCACCAACACAAAGGTTCTAGTTCCTACATATACTGAGGAATTAAAGAAGTTAGTCGTATTTGTCCCAGAAAGCCATGAAGAATGTGTGCGTGAAGCGATTGGACAAGCGGGAGCTGGCTTTATTGGAAACTACAGTCATTGCACCTTTAATACAAGCGGTGTGGGGACGTTTTTGCCATTGGAAGGAACAAACCCTTATATCGGTGAAAAAGGAAAGCTGGAACATGTTAATGAGGTTAGAATTGAAACCATTTTCCCAGCCTCTATTCAATCGAAGGTGATTAAAGCTATGATAAAAGCTCATCCATATGAAGAAGTCGCATACGATATATATCCTTTAGAAAATGAAGGAGAAACTTACGGCTTAGGAAGAATTGGCGAACTTAATGAATCGCTTTCATTGGAGCAGTTTGCAAAATACGTGAAGGATTCCTTACAAGTTGAGGGTGTTAGAGTAGTTGGAGATTTGTCTACCACTGTGAAAAAGGTTGCGGTGCTTGGGGGAGACGGTAATAAGTTTATCCATCAAGCAAAGATGAGTGGTGCCGATGTTTATGTAACAGGTGATATTTATTATCATGTTGCACATGATGCGATGATGATGGGGCTAAATATTGTGGACCCGGGGCATCATATGGAGAAAGTTATGAAGGAAGGGGTAGCGAAAAAACTTTCGGAACTATGTGAAGAAGAAGGAATTTCAGTTGAAATATTTCCTTCTGAACCATCAACTGACCCGTTTAAGTTTATATAATATTAATAAAAATGATGTCCGGAACGGACATCATTTTTATTAATTATGTGAAAAACAATTTACTTTTTAATCTTTACTTTTGGTAATATTTTTTGTAATGGTACTTGAGATGACGTGTCCCATGTGCTTGAATCATTCGGATCATACTGCTCAAGAAACTGGATAACTTCCTTTACTATTGGAGTTGGAGTAGATGCTCCTGCTGTAACGGCTACTTTTTCTACATCCTTTAACCATTCCAATTGAATTTCGGTAATATTGGCAATACGATAAGCTTTCGTTCCAGCAATTTCTTCAGATACTTGAGCTAATCGATTGGAGTTATTACTTCTTGGATCTCCCACCACTAATGTTAAATCTGCTTCTTTTGCTTGTTCTGCAACCGCTTCTTGACGTACTTGTGTAGCTAAGCAAATTTCTTGATGGAATTCAACATGCGGATATTTCTCTTTTACCTTTTCCATAATATCATGTACGTCCCACTGACTCATTGTCGTCTGGTTCGTTACAATGATTTTCTCGCTTTTTATTTCAAGGGCTTGAACGTCATCGACAGTTTCTACTAAATGAACAATTTCAGGTGCTACACCTACAGCACCTTCTGGCTCCGGATGGCCTTTTTTGCCGATATAAATAACTTCGTAACCTTCTGCTTTTTTCTCTCTAATTAAATCATGTGTTTTCGTTACGTCCGGACAGGTTGCATCGATTGTGACAAGTCCTTTTTCTTTCGCTAACTCTCGAACTTGTGGAGAAACCCCATGAGCTGTAAAGATGACTGTTCCATTATCTACTTTTTCTAGAATTTCGAGTCGGTTTTTGCCATCCAGTGTAATAATTCCTTCTGATTCGAAGGCTTCTGTGACATGTTTATTGTGAACAATCATTCCTAAAATGTAGATTGGTCTTGGTAGTGATTTGTCTAGAGCGGCATTTTTAGCGATGACCATAGCATCAACTACTCCATAACAATAACCGCGTGGTGAAATTTTGATAACTTCCATTAGAGTTTCCTCCTCATTAACTTGGCTATGCCAAATGAAAAAAGCCGTATGCAACGGCGTATAATTTCATACTTCATTATATCGAACATTTGAATAGATTACAAAGCTGAATGTCATAATGTCCTTTTTGTTGCAACAGCAAAAATAGAAAACTTCCCCATGAAAAAATCATGGGGAGGAGAGAGTGATTATACATATAATTTAGGCTTTGAATGACCAGTAGTCGGCTTAGAAGGTTTTTTTTCAGCGTTTTTTGTAGAAGTCGTTGTTTTTGTTTGAGGTTGAGCTTGTTGAGTTTTTGCTTCTTCTTTCGTTTCAACTTCTTCAGCCTCTTCACCATCTACTTCACTCACTTCGTCTTCATCATCTGTATTTTTTAGTTCTTGATATAGTTTGAACATGGCAGGTAGATTTTTAACCATAGGTCCATACTGCTGAACAACAGGGGTAATCTGTTGTGCCATCCCTAAAGCTTTTTGTACATTCCCTAACATCCCTGAAATATTGGATGGATTTGCAAGTCCTTGAATTCCACCAGCTGCATTATTCGCAACGTTCATCGCTCCCATAGAAGCTTGACCTGAAGGGAAAATCCTAGATATTAATCCTTTTAATCCACCACTTCTTCCAGCAGCACCTGCGATCATTTGATTCGGACGTATTGGCATTTGTGAGAACGATTGAAACGGTGTTGTTTGAAACGGATTCATCATGGGTGATCGAGGAATCATGGGCTGCTGTGGAATAAATGGGGGACCTGGTCGACCAGGAAACATGTATACTCCTCCTTTCGTAAACCATTCACTACCAATAAAGTATGCAAAGCTTTAAAAAATGTTTTTTAAATGAATTGGAGTTTTTCGCTTATTTTGTTTATAATCAAGAGATGGATTTATGTATTACGTTTAATTGAAGGAGTTGTAGAAGGCATGGCAACGAAATTTGAAAAGTTTTCGTTTCAACCTTTTTTAATAGATGCCATAGAGTCATTAAATTTTTATGAACCGACGGAAATTCAGAATCGAATGATTCCGATTGTTTTAAGTGGAAAAAGTGCTATTGGGCAGTCACAGACGGGAACAGGAAAAACACATTCTTATTTATTACCTCTTATCGAAAAAATTGATCGAACAAGATCAGAAGTTCAAGTCGTTATTACTGCCCCAACAAGGGAATTAGCACGTCAAATTTATCAAGAAGTATTAAAGATTACAAAGTTTACTCAAACAGACAATCCAATACATGCTCGTCTTTTTATCGGCGGTACTGATAAGCTTCGAACAATCGAAAAGCTTAAAAAGCAACCTCACATTGTTGTAGGGACGCCAGGGCGCATTTTAGACTTAGTCCACGAACAGGCTTTAGATGTTCATACAAGCACGAGTATTGTCGTAGACGAAGCAGATTTGATGCTTGATTTAGGATTTATTTACGAAGTAGATCAATTGGCAAGTAGAATGCCTGAGGAACTACAAATGCTAGTCTTTTCTGCTACAATCCCGGAAAAGCTGAAGCCATTTTTAAAGAAGTATATGGAGAATCCAGAGTATGCGCATGTTGAACCGAAGAAGCCTACGGCGGAAAAAGTAGAGCAAGTTTTAGTCCCTACTCGTCACCGAAATGAAGTGAACTTAGTCCATGATATCCTTTCTTCTTTTAACCCTTATTTGGCCATGGTATTTGTGAATACGAAAGTGAAAGCCGACGAACTAGCGGATGCTCTAATACAAAAAGGTCTCAAAGTGGGAAGAATACATGGTGGGTTAACACCAAGAGATCGGAAAAAAGTAATGCGCCAAATAAACGATTTACAATTCCAATATGTTGTCGCAACGGACTTAGCGGCGCGTGGAATTGATATTGAAGGTGTCTCACATGTTGTCAACGTAGAGATTCCGTCTGATTTAGATTTTTACATTCATCGTGTAGGAAGAACAGCGCGAGCTGGAAACAGCGGCATTGCCTATACACTTTATGACGAAAAAGATGAACAAGCTGTTTCCCAATTAGAGAAAAGAGGAATTCAGTTCCGTAATATGGATATAGAAAATGGTACATGGAGAGAGATTGACGACCGTCATCGTCGTAAGAAACGGAAAAAACAAGATAACGAAATCGAGCAGATGGCGAAGCGAATGGTACGAAAACCTAAGAAAGTGAAACCCGGCTATAAAAAGAAAATGAAAGAACAAATGGAACAAATTAAAAAGAAACAATACCGTGCTAAGAAAAAAGGGAAGTAAAAGGGGGAGAGCAAATGTTGAAGATTGGGTCACATGTTTCTATGAGTGGAAAGAAAATGCTTTTAGCTGCAAGTGAAGAAGCCGTATCATATGGTGCAAATACATTTATGATTTATACAGGTGCTCCACAAAATACACGCCGAAAAAAAATCGAAGACTTAAATATTGAAAAAGGCCATGCACATATGAAAGAACATGGTATTGAAGAAATAGTGGTACATGCGCCTTATATTATTAACATTGCAAATACGAAAAATCCAGATACCTTTCAATTAGGTGTTGATTTCCTGAAAATGGAGATTGAGCGTACAGAAGCACTTGGTGCGAAGCAAATTGTCCTTCATCCAGGTGCTCACGTAGGAGCTGGAGCAGATGCTGGTATAAAAAAGATAATTGAAGGCCTCAATGAAGTAATCGATCGCGATCAAACCGTTCAAATTGCATTAGAAACGATGGCAGGTAAAGGATCAGAATGTGGAAGATCTTTTGAAGAATTGGCTCAAATAATCGATGGTGTTACTCATAATGAGCATCTATCGGTATGTTTTGACACCTGTCATACTCATGATGCAGGTTACGATATTGTCAATGACTTCGATGGTGTATTGGAGCAATTTGATCAAATTATTGGATTAGATCGATTGAAAGTGCTTCACATCAATGATAGTAAAAATCCTAAAGGCGCTCAAAAGGACCGACATGAAAACATCGGATTTGGGCATATAGGGTTTAAAGCGATAAATTATATTGTGCACCATGAACAATTGAAGCACATACCGAAAATTTTAGAAACTCCATACGTAGGTGAGGATAAGAATAACAAAAAGCCTCCATACAAATGGGAGATTGAAATGTTGCAAAATCAAACATTTGATGAAGGTGTGCTTGAAAAGATCATGCAATACGCGTGAAAAAATCAATAGAGTGTTGTTTAATCATAAAAAAATCGTCCTTTCTGTAAAAATTCGGTTTAGTTACCTTACATTTTACTAGATCGGACGATTCTTTTATGTGTTTTTCATAATTGATTGAATGGAAGGGGCAGTAATTTGGATCCACACCCAAACCAACGATTGGGACTATACGTTTTAAAAAGCTTCTTTTGTTCTCATCCTATTATTGAATAAACTCCATAAACATCTTGTTTACCTTTTGAGCTGTTTCGTTTGAAGTAATATTTGCAACTTGCTTCAAAAGCTGTAACCGTTCTTGATCGTTAAAAATATTAATGTTTTTTCCTCGAATTAGTTTCACTATTTGCCTAGCCTGCGTTTCAGTTAATGGAATTTGATGTTGTTTAGCATAGTTAAGTAATTCATCATATTTTAATGAATTAATTTTCTGGTTGACAATTTTTTGGAATAAAATCATTTCCTCGCCTCCCTTTATCATTTAATGTATGGGAGAGAGAAAAAATGTTGAAAAAATAAAGACTGAAAATTTAAATTTTTGTATCGTGTGAAGACTATTTTTTTAATACAATAAAGGAAAGGGGGGATTTGTATACGAAAGCAACATCGAAAAGAAAAGGTGAGTCATCTCATTTATCGTTTGTTTTTTATTTTTTTAGGTGCATTTATTGCGGCGGTTAGTATTGAGTTATTATTAATGCCTAACAATATTATTGATGGGGGAATCATCGGTATCTCGTTAATGGTCGACTATGTATTTGCTGACCGAATTGCCTTTTTGAATTTTGCGGTTGTTGTCGTTTTGCTCAATTTACCATTTATGTATTTCGGGTATAAACAGATTGGAAAGACTTTCATGCTTTCAACTCTTTTTGGCGTATTAAGTTTAGCGATTATGGAACGCATTTTACACCCGTTTGAGCCGTTTACGACAGAGCCAATTCTAGCCACTGTCTTCGGAGGTTTACTTCTTGGAGCGGGAGTGGGGTTAGTGATTAGACATGGTGGCTCTCTTGATGGAACGGAAATATTGGGAATCCTACTTACGAAACGACTTCCGTTTTCAGTTGGAGAATTTGTGATGTTCTTCAATGTGTTTATATTTATCATCGCCGGTTTTGTTTTTGGAATCGAACAAGCAATGTATTCTGTTATTGCCTATTATGTCGCGTTTAAAATGATTGATGCTGTCATTCAAGGGCTAGATGAAACGAAAGCAGTCCTGATTGTAACCGATTATTACGATGAAGTAAGTGAAGCCATCCTTCATCGTTTAGGGCGCGGTACGACCAAATTAAAAGGTAAAGGAGGTTACACTGACGCAGAAAAAGA
The Bacillus kexueae DNA segment above includes these coding regions:
- a CDS encoding tRNA (adenine(22)-N(1))-methyltransferase, with the protein product MNEIQLSKRLHAVANYIPKQAVLADIGSDHAYLPSYALLNGLCKRAIAGEVNEGPYQSARAQVKRLNLQESIDVRKGNGLSVLEENEATCVTIAGMGGTLIKTILDEGKDKLSSVERLILQPNIHAIEIRKWLFENEWVLIDEMILEEDGKIYEVLVAEKGNPNTAYEGLSLETAMLMGPFLMKKKNDVYAKKWTHELRHWENVYDQLQQASDNESLKAKKEEVETIIRLIKEGL
- a CDS encoding Nif3-like dinuclear metal center hexameric protein, producing the protein MRKAPNGQHIIQLFEQYSPKKMAMEGDKIGLQIGTLNKTIHRVMIALDVLEEVVDEAIEKKVDLIIAHHPPIFRPLKQIVTDSPQGKIVEKCIKHNISIYAAHTNLDVAKGGVNDLLAEKLKLTNTKVLVPTYTEELKKLVVFVPESHEECVREAIGQAGAGFIGNYSHCTFNTSGVGTFLPLEGTNPYIGEKGKLEHVNEVRIETIFPASIQSKVIKAMIKAHPYEEVAYDIYPLENEGETYGLGRIGELNESLSLEQFAKYVKDSLQVEGVRVVGDLSTTVKKVAVLGGDGNKFIHQAKMSGADVYVTGDIYYHVAHDAMMMGLNIVDPGHHMEKVMKEGVAKKLSELCEEEGISVEIFPSEPSTDPFKFI
- a CDS encoding 4-hydroxy-3-methylbut-2-enyl diphosphate reductase → MEVIKISPRGYCYGVVDAMVIAKNAALDKSLPRPIYILGMIVHNKHVTEAFESEGIITLDGKNRLEILEKVDNGTVIFTAHGVSPQVRELAKEKGLVTIDATCPDVTKTHDLIREKKAEGYEVIYIGKKGHPEPEGAVGVAPEIVHLVETVDDVQALEIKSEKIIVTNQTTMSQWDVHDIMEKVKEKYPHVEFHQEICLATQVRQEAVAEQAKEADLTLVVGDPRSNNSNRLAQVSEEIAGTKAYRIANITEIQLEWLKDVEKVAVTAGASTPTPIVKEVIQFLEQYDPNDSSTWDTSSQVPLQKILPKVKIKK
- a CDS encoding YqfQ family protein, yielding MFPGRPGPPFIPQQPMIPRSPMMNPFQTTPFQSFSQMPIRPNQMIAGAAGRSGGLKGLISRIFPSGQASMGAMNVANNAAGGIQGLANPSNISGMLGNVQKALGMAQQITPVVQQYGPMVKNLPAMFKLYQELKNTDDEDEVSEVDGEEAEEVETKEEAKTQQAQPQTKTTTSTKNAEKKPSKPTTGHSKPKLYV
- a CDS encoding DEAD/DEAH box helicase, yielding MATKFEKFSFQPFLIDAIESLNFYEPTEIQNRMIPIVLSGKSAIGQSQTGTGKTHSYLLPLIEKIDRTRSEVQVVITAPTRELARQIYQEVLKITKFTQTDNPIHARLFIGGTDKLRTIEKLKKQPHIVVGTPGRILDLVHEQALDVHTSTSIVVDEADLMLDLGFIYEVDQLASRMPEELQMLVFSATIPEKLKPFLKKYMENPEYAHVEPKKPTAEKVEQVLVPTRHRNEVNLVHDILSSFNPYLAMVFVNTKVKADELADALIQKGLKVGRIHGGLTPRDRKKVMRQINDLQFQYVVATDLAARGIDIEGVSHVVNVEIPSDLDFYIHRVGRTARAGNSGIAYTLYDEKDEQAVSQLEKRGIQFRNMDIENGTWREIDDRHRRKKRKKQDNEIEQMAKRMVRKPKKVKPGYKKKMKEQMEQIKKKQYRAKKKGK
- a CDS encoding deoxyribonuclease IV, encoding MLKIGSHVSMSGKKMLLAASEEAVSYGANTFMIYTGAPQNTRRKKIEDLNIEKGHAHMKEHGIEEIVVHAPYIINIANTKNPDTFQLGVDFLKMEIERTEALGAKQIVLHPGAHVGAGADAGIKKIIEGLNEVIDRDQTVQIALETMAGKGSECGRSFEELAQIIDGVTHNEHLSVCFDTCHTHDAGYDIVNDFDGVLEQFDQIIGLDRLKVLHINDSKNPKGAQKDRHENIGFGHIGFKAINYIVHHEQLKHIPKILETPYVGEDKNNKKPPYKWEIEMLQNQTFDEGVLEKIMQYA
- a CDS encoding DUF2624 domain-containing protein; amino-acid sequence: MILFQKIVNQKINSLKYDELLNYAKQHQIPLTETQARQIVKLIRGKNINIFNDQERLQLLKQVANITSNETAQKVNKMFMEFIQ
- a CDS encoding YitT family protein, yielding MRKQHRKEKVSHLIYRLFFIFLGAFIAAVSIELLLMPNNIIDGGIIGISLMVDYVFADRIAFLNFAVVVVLLNLPFMYFGYKQIGKTFMLSTLFGVLSLAIMERILHPFEPFTTEPILATVFGGLLLGAGVGLVIRHGGSLDGTEILGILLTKRLPFSVGEFVMFFNVFIFIIAGFVFGIEQAMYSVIAYYVAFKMIDAVIQGLDETKAVLIVTDYYDEVSEAILHRLGRGTTKLKGKGGYTDAEKEVIYVVITRLEVMKLKSIIQEIDPNAFITIMNTQETKGAKFKSAIH